A section of the Streptomyces sp. NBC_01591 genome encodes:
- the tig gene encoding trigger factor produces MKSAVETLNPTRVRLTVEVPFEELKDSLDAAYKKINQQVTVKGFRKGKIPARVIDQRFGRGAVLEEAVNDALPKFYTEAVNEGELNVLGQPEVDITELKDGELLAFTAEVDVRPEIEIPDYSGIEVTVDALEVSDEDVEKAVEQLRERFASTNPVERAAAEGDVVTIDLQAKVDGEVLEDGVAEGVSYTIGSGELLDGIDAAVTGLEAGGEATFTSELKGGSAEGKEAEVTVKVATVAARELPELDDEFAQMASEFDTLDELKADSRKRLEDTKQYDQATQAQERVLDELLKLAEVPIPEKLLADEVQTRKHNLEHHQLGQMGLTLEKYLEIQGKTVEEFDAETSEQAIKGIKTQFILDEIVNKEKLNVNQEELTEHLMRRAASSGMSPDQFAQAVVEGGQVPMLVGEVARGKALAVVVEAAKVVDTNGEVVELEDEEEAVEAAEAAEGTTEAVADAAAEAAEEKNEA; encoded by the coding sequence GTGAAGAGCGCCGTGGAGACCCTGAACCCGACCCGGGTTCGGCTCACTGTCGAGGTGCCCTTCGAGGAGCTCAAGGACAGCCTCGACGCGGCGTACAAGAAGATCAACCAGCAGGTCACGGTGAAGGGCTTCCGCAAGGGCAAGATCCCTGCCCGGGTCATCGACCAGCGCTTCGGCCGCGGTGCGGTGCTGGAGGAGGCCGTCAATGACGCCCTCCCGAAGTTCTACACCGAGGCCGTCAACGAGGGTGAGCTCAATGTCCTCGGTCAGCCCGAGGTCGACATCACCGAGCTGAAGGACGGCGAACTGCTGGCCTTCACCGCCGAGGTTGACGTACGCCCCGAGATCGAGATTCCGGACTACTCCGGCATCGAGGTCACCGTCGACGCCCTCGAGGTCAGCGACGAGGATGTCGAGAAGGCCGTGGAGCAGCTCCGCGAGCGCTTCGCCTCCACCAACCCGGTCGAGCGCGCCGCCGCCGAGGGCGACGTCGTGACGATCGACCTGCAGGCCAAGGTCGACGGCGAGGTCCTGGAGGACGGCGTGGCCGAGGGTGTCTCGTACACCATCGGTTCCGGAGAGCTCCTCGACGGCATCGACGCCGCCGTCACCGGCCTGGAGGCGGGTGGCGAGGCCACCTTCACCTCCGAGCTGAAGGGCGGCTCCGCCGAGGGCAAGGAGGCCGAGGTCACCGTCAAGGTCGCCACCGTCGCCGCCCGTGAGCTCCCCGAGCTGGACGACGAGTTCGCCCAGATGGCGAGCGAGTTCGACACCCTCGACGAGCTGAAGGCGGACAGCCGCAAGCGCCTCGAGGACACCAAGCAGTACGACCAGGCCACCCAGGCCCAGGAGCGCGTCCTGGACGAGCTGCTCAAGCTCGCCGAGGTCCCGATCCCGGAGAAGCTGCTCGCGGACGAGGTCCAGACCCGCAAGCACAACCTGGAGCACCACCAGCTCGGCCAGATGGGTCTGACCCTCGAGAAGTACCTGGAGATCCAGGGCAAGACGGTCGAGGAGTTCGACGCCGAGACCTCCGAGCAGGCGATCAAGGGCATCAAGACCCAGTTCATCCTGGACGAGATCGTCAACAAGGAGAAGCTGAACGTCAACCAGGAGGAGCTCACCGAGCACCTCATGCGGCGCGCTGCTTCCTCCGGCATGAGCCCCGACCAGTTCGCCCAGGCCGTCGTCGAGGGCGGCCAGGTGCCGATGCTCGTCGGCGAGGTCGCCCGCGGCAAGGCGCTGGCCGTGGTCGTCGAGGCCGCCAAGGTCGTCGACACCAACGGTGAGGTCGTCGAGCTGGAGGACGAGGAGGAGGCCGTCGAGGCCGCCGAGGCCGCCGAGGGCACCACCGAGGCCGTCGCCGACGCCGCCGCCGAGGCCGCCGAGGAGAAGAACGAGGCCTGA
- a CDS encoding acyltransferase family protein, producing the protein MFHAPNVFQRAPLPSATRESEPRPRGTTATAAPPAPVANKPPAAAPAKRRDAYFDNVKYLAIVLVAVAHSWEPVMDGSRTARALYMVAYTFHMPAFIIVSGYFSRSFDMSAAKVKRLVTGVAVPYVVFETAYSLFKRYADDSADPAISLLDPWYLTWFLVALFVWRLTTPLWQSLRHPLPVALVIAVLASVCPTIGDDLDLQRVLQFLPFFVLGLRLKPEHFQLVRRREVRMLALPLFAGALLFAYWAAPRMQLGWFYRSNSAQEMGAPWWSGAVMTLVMFGCALLLSIGFLSWVPRRHMWFTVLGAGTICGYLLHGFLIKGAGYAGVFDIYEWLAAPAGLVLVSLVAAAAVTLMCTPPVRRALRPLTEPDMDWAFRRDSARL; encoded by the coding sequence ATGTTCCACGCTCCGAACGTATTTCAGAGGGCCCCGCTCCCATCGGCGACCCGGGAGTCGGAGCCCAGACCCCGAGGGACGACCGCCACCGCGGCACCCCCCGCGCCGGTGGCGAACAAGCCTCCGGCGGCCGCACCGGCGAAGCGGCGTGACGCCTACTTCGACAACGTCAAATATCTGGCCATCGTGCTCGTCGCGGTGGCGCATTCGTGGGAACCGGTGATGGACGGCAGCCGGACCGCCCGAGCGCTGTACATGGTGGCGTACACCTTTCACATGCCGGCCTTCATCATCGTCTCCGGCTACTTCTCCCGCTCCTTCGACATGTCCGCCGCCAAGGTGAAGCGCCTGGTCACCGGCGTCGCCGTGCCCTATGTGGTGTTCGAGACGGCGTATTCGCTGTTCAAGCGGTACGCGGACGACTCGGCCGATCCGGCGATCAGCCTGCTCGACCCCTGGTACCTCACCTGGTTCCTGGTCGCGCTGTTCGTCTGGCGGCTCACCACGCCGCTGTGGCAGTCGCTGCGCCATCCGCTGCCGGTCGCGCTCGTCATCGCCGTGCTCGCCTCCGTCTGCCCGACGATCGGCGACGATCTCGATCTCCAGCGTGTTCTGCAGTTCCTGCCGTTCTTCGTGCTGGGACTGCGGCTGAAGCCCGAGCACTTCCAGCTGGTGCGCCGGCGTGAGGTGCGGATGCTCGCGCTCCCGCTGTTCGCCGGGGCCCTGCTGTTCGCGTACTGGGCGGCGCCGCGGATGCAGCTGGGCTGGTTCTACCGCAGCAACAGCGCGCAGGAGATGGGCGCGCCGTGGTGGTCCGGTGCCGTGATGACGCTGGTGATGTTCGGCTGCGCGCTGCTGCTCAGCATCGGGTTCCTGTCCTGGGTACCGCGCCGCCACATGTGGTTCACGGTGCTCGGCGCCGGGACGATCTGCGGCTATCTGCTGCACGGCTTCCTCATCAAGGGAGCCGGATACGCCGGGGTGTTCGACATCTACGAATGGCTCGCGGCGCCCGCCGGTCTGGTCCTCGTCTCCCTGGTCGCGGCCGCTGCCGTGACCCTGATGTGCACACCGCCGGTGCGGCGGGCGCTGCGCCCGTTGACGGAGCCGGACATGGACTGGGCGTTCCGGCGGGACTCCGCCCGGCTCTGA
- a CDS encoding HD domain-containing protein, with protein MTEPRAHLTLAEVEAIAREAHRSQTDKAGRPYSEHLHAVAEGVRIRGGSDEQIAAAWLHDAVEDDALSAQWLADAALPQQVKDMVLAVTKRDGEDLRSYTRRILDTPGALLIKESDLAHNADPARLAVLEPATRTRLTEKYAQVRGLLGLTPGESPTEQSVQANTAKD; from the coding sequence ATGACCGAGCCACGCGCACACCTGACCCTGGCCGAAGTCGAGGCGATCGCCCGCGAGGCCCACCGTTCGCAGACGGACAAGGCGGGCCGCCCGTACAGCGAACACCTCCACGCCGTCGCCGAGGGGGTACGGATCAGGGGCGGCAGCGACGAGCAGATCGCCGCGGCCTGGCTGCACGACGCGGTCGAGGACGACGCGCTGTCGGCGCAGTGGCTGGCCGACGCCGCGCTGCCGCAGCAGGTGAAGGACATGGTCCTCGCCGTCACCAAACGTGACGGCGAGGACCTCCGTTCGTACACCCGGCGCATCCTGGACACCCCGGGCGCCCTGCTGATCAAGGAGTCCGACCTGGCACACAACGCGGACCCGGCCCGCCTCGCCGTGCTGGAACCGGCGACCCGTACCCGGCTGACCGAGAAATATGCGCAGGTACGGGGCCTGCTGGGTCTCACCCCGGGCGAATCGCCCACCGAGCAATCGGTTCAAGCCAACACGGCGAAGGACTGA